The proteins below come from a single Vicugna pacos chromosome 13, VicPac4, whole genome shotgun sequence genomic window:
- the AIRIM gene encoding AFG2-interacting ribosome maturation factor, translating to MTQDGPLFAVQEALRKCFPVVEEQQGLWQSILRDCPPLLTSLSNLAEQLQAAQNLRFEDVPSLRAFPDLKERLRRKQLAAGDIVLDKLWERLDALLKVRDVVSSHVEHVLQIYEQHADALGVGAVLQASATSPSVSEMLEWLQDIERHYRNSYLKRKYLLSSVEWGDLGNIQALPTAWDRISEDEHPDLVRDILLNVSFFLEE from the exons ATGACTCAAGACGGGCCCTTGTTTGCTGTGCAGGAGGCCCTGAGGAAGTGCTTTCCCGTGGTGGAGGAGCAGCAGGGCCTGTGGCAGAGCATTCTTAGGGATTGCCCGCCCCTCCTGACCTCCCTCAGCAACTTGGCAGAGCAGCTGCAGGCAGCACAGAATCTGCGATTTGAGGATGTGCCGTCACTGCGGGCTTTCCCAGACTTAAAGGAGCGGCTGAGGCGCAAGCAGCTGGCGGCTGGTGACATTGTCCTGGACAAGTTATGGGAGAGGCT AGACGCCCTCCTCAAGGTGCGTGATGTGGTCAGCAGCCACGTGGAACACGTGCTTCAGATCTACGAGCAGCATGCAGACGCCCTCGGTGTGGGCGCTGTCCTGCAGGCTTCAGCCACGAGCCCCTCCGTGTCTGAAATGTTGGAGTGGTTGCAAGATATTGAGAGACATTATCGAAATTC GTACCTGAAGAGGAAGTACCTCCTGTCCTCTGTCGAGTGGGGAGACTTGGGAAACATCCAAGCTTTGCCCACAGCCTGGGACCGAATTTCAGAAGACGAACACCCAGACCTTGTACGAG ATATCCTATTGaatgtttccttcttcctggaaGAGTGA